The DNA sequence TCAAATGCATAtctatacaaaaataaaaaacaaaatcaacaacaaaataaacgtgCAATGCAATATAAGAACCTAAACTAACTAAATCTAACTCTACGAGTTCCACAAGCTTCAAACTCTTTGATCACCGATTCATTGTCAATAAATTCAGCATATTCCTTCTCAATGTGAAGGACCATACAATCACCAAGAAACTCATCCTCCATCATGTTTCTAAGTTTATTCTTAATGATGTTCATAACTGAAAATACCCTTTCAGTGGTCGCCGTAGAAACAGAAATAGTCAAAACTagacaaatcaatttataaAGCATAGGGAAAAATTCTGACTTCTTTGTTTGAACCAACATTCTACACAAATCAGAAATGGATTCTAAATTCTGGAACTTTGGATCACTACGCATATCCTTCTCATAATATGCACACTCTAATTCTAGAGCAAACATTTCACTATCAACAAAATCTTCAGGATAATACTTCTTTGCAAGATTGCATGCACCTTCAGTTTTAAAATTAATGAAGTTATCACGAGGATCCAAGGTTGAACTAAGTATAAGAAGTTTAGATGTTTGGTCTGAGAATCTTCTATTCAACTCACTCAACTGAAAATCAACTAAAGCATTGAAGACATCTATATGGTAATGATGCTCAACTGTAATGAAATCTCTTTGTTGGCAACGACGACCTGTACCATCCTTATAACGAGCATTCATATCAGGCATATCAATATCATGTTTTTCACAAAAAGTTTCAACATTTCTTACCAAGTCATCCCAGCCTTCTTCTCTAATCTCTTGAAGAAATGATTTTGTATGTCCAACAAACTTCATAGCATGTACGAAGTCAAGAGATTTTCGCTGCAATGTCTGACAAAGAACTTTAGTAATTTTCATCAATTTGTGCATTAGAAGCAAGCAGAACACAAGATCAAAAGACCTCATAGCTTTAAGAACAGCCACAACTTCTCCTTGCAATTCCAAGGGTCCTTGCTCAATCATATAATTAAGAGTTTTTTTTGTTGAACTAAACAATTCAATCAAACTCTTGATTGAACGAAAATGTGAGCTCCAACGTGTAGCAGCAGCTCGTTGCAAAGTACAAACTTGATTAGCACCAGTACCTGTTTGAAGTTGGCCACAAGCTACCAAATATGCAATTTCTTCCTTTCTCACAGCTTTTAATACAGAATGACGCTTAGCAGAAGAATCAACAAAATTCACAATTAAACTTAAAGTTGAAAAAAATGGCCAAATCTCTGGCACCCCTTTAGTTGTAGCATTCAATGACAATTGCAAGCGGTGAGCAAAACAATGCACATAATAAGCATAAGGACACTCTTCAAGAAACAATGCTTGTAACCCATTATAAATACCTCTCATATTGCTAGCACCATCATATCCTTGACCACGCATATTTCTCACTTGAAGATTGTACATAGTAAGTACTTTAGAAATCTCATCTTTAAGAGTTTGTGAGGTAGTGTTAGGAACACTCACAATCTTAAAAAATCATTCTCGAATAATACCTTGACAATCAACAAACCTCAAAATAATGGTAATTTGTTCCTTACTAGATATATCTACTGCTTCATCAACAAGAATACAATATTTGGAATCTCCAACTTCTTCACGTATCTTGTTCCTCACTTTATTACCAAGAATATTTAGAAGTTGCTTTTGAATTGATGGACTAATGTACTTGGCATTTCCGGGAGCATTTCCCAAAACAACTCTCTCAACCTCAATACTCATTCTTGAAAAAGATTTGATGACTTCTCTAAAATATCCCTCATTCAATGAGTTTTCAGTTTCATCATGGCCTCTAAAAGCAGCTCCTTGATTAGCTAGCAATCTTACACTTTCTATTGAAGCCTTAAGCCTCAATCGATTGTCCTCTATATCCTTACTAGATTTTGACTGaaaaattgtttcaatttgtttgGTAGGATTTCTTAataaatcctttttttttgcaTTGCAGCATGATGGGGAGAATTAAGGCCTCCTACATGCTTCGTCAACACATTATCACCACCACAAACCCTCTTCCAAGCCTTAAACCCATCAACGATGAATGCTGTATGCTGAGAATTTTCAGTGTCAAAGAAAACAAGGGAAGCAATACGCCTTATCAAGAGCAATTGAATATTCAAGCCATGAATTGTCCTTGAACCAAGAAAACTGAAATCTACGCTGTTGACTCCCTTGTTCAGTGAATGGAAATTCTAACTCAGGTTGAAATGGACCTAATAAAACATAGGTTTTTCGAATACTATCACACTCATTGACTAGATATTTCCATATGGCACAACGTAATCCAGGATCACGTTCAAGAGCGTTGATGTTATTTTGTGGTTCAGGAATGGAAGGTTGGGGTTCAACATCAATATTTGGAGAGGATATGGAAGGTTCAGAAACCACATTTGAACTTGAAGACTCAACATTTGTTCTTTTAAACCATGAGTCAATGAATTTTGATCGCTTCACTTTTGGCTCATGATTTGACATTTTACTCTAACACctataaattaagaaattaactttgaattaactacttttcataataactaatttaacaaaaaaaaaaaaccacaatataaattatatgcactaatgcacaatgaacagaaaagaaaaaaaatacctcAGAAAGCAGTAGACTCAATTGCACATTTGCATAGCAGAATGCCATATTTGCTGCAGAAACTCATATTTGCTGCAGAAACTCAATTACACAATTTTAAGTAAACCCACTGAGGCACTGACCTGTTTaagtattgaaatcaaataatcaattaaacccacaacaattgcacaTTTGCACAGCAGAAACTGATATTtgcatttaaacaattaaacccACATTACATTTAAGTCAAGTGAACTGCAAAAGTACAGAACCCAGAAATTGCAGAACCAAGAAGACAGAGAGAAATCAGAGCTGCATACCAGATTTAAGTCGAGTGAACTGCAGAAGTGCAGAACCCAGAACTGCAGAAGTGCAGAACCCAGAAATTACAGAACCAAGAAGACGGAGATAAATCAGAGATGCATACCAGATTTCCAGACCAAGAGAcaaccttcattcttcaatccaTGAAATCATCAATCCAATACAACCTacgaaattgaatttcacatcaatccttaaccctcgaaattgccccaaattggattgattcaattaaacaaaatcttacATTCAATCAAACGAAATTGATGTCTTGATCTCTGAGACTTGAAGTGGAGAAGCCAAGCTCTGCTAGAGTTTAGAGGGGGAGGACTGGAGGAGGCAACGAACTGGAGAAGGAATCGAATACGAACTGGAAAGTTCGACTGACCTAGACGACTGGAGTTGGGAGTGGGTTTAGGACGGGACGGGCTTGAGCTGGACCAtacctaataaaaaaaaaacccaagtaTATGTCTAATTTTTTTCAGGCCCAAAATTTTCTGACGGGCTGGAGCCCGCCAAAGTCAGTATGTAAATCCGC is a window from the Rosa chinensis cultivar Old Blush chromosome 2, RchiOBHm-V2, whole genome shotgun sequence genome containing:
- the LOC112184753 gene encoding zinc finger MYM-type protein 1-like codes for the protein MVLIMSEEATHNKTETIKEKATTLQRTDLKESGCVVAMDGAFQLGNGKGGIGVIERNEVGAVKAAWSRYIPNLGSALHAEAEACRAGLLLAIHQSWMEVDMESDSSILVAALNQSSDNNSEFWVLHFCSSLDLNLFLLCKCAIVVGLIDYLISILKQHTAFIVDGFKAWKRVCGGDNVLTKHSKSSKDIEDNRLRLKASIESVRLLANQGAAFRGHDETENSLNEGYFREVIKSFSRMSIEVERVVLGNAPGNAKYISPSIQKQLLNILGNKVRNKIREEVGDSKYCILVDEAVDISSKEQITIILRFVDCQDEISKVLTMYNLQVRNMRGQGYDGASNMRGIYNGLQALFLEECPYAYYVHCFAHRLQLSLNATTKGVPEIWPFFSTLSLIVNFVDSSAKRHSVLKAVRKEEIAYLVACGQLQTGTGANQVCTLQRAAATRWSSHFRSIKSLIELFSSTKKTLNYMIEQGPLELQGEVVAVLKAMRSFDLVFCLLLMHKLMKITKVLCQTLQRKSLDFVHAMKFVGHTKSFLQEIREEGWDDLVRNVETFCEKHDIDMPDMNARYKDGTGRRCQQRDFITVEHHYHIDVFNALVDFQLSELNRRFSDQTSKLLILSSTLDPRDNFINFKTEGACNLAKKYYPEDFVDSEMFALELECAYYEKDMRSDPKFQNLESISDLCRMLVQTKKSEFFPMLYKLICLVLTISVSTATTERVFSVMNIIKNKLRNMMEDEFLGDCMVLHIEKEYAEFIDNESVIKEFEACGTRRVRFS